Proteins encoded by one window of Maliibacterium massiliense:
- the glgA gene encoding glycogen synthase GlgA, which produces MEESAAQAAPDAAKPAAAKERTAKVPAAKPAPKRQVARATQKPAAKKPTAKPAPQSAPQTVAVKPAEKAPARSAEPSAQNAAPKPAAPVVKPAAEKPVEQAAAKPAEEASKKAAPKPVERPAPEKPAPLRILHVASEAEPFIKTGGLADVLGALPRQQARMGNEVAVMLPKYHDIPQMYRDQMQHVMDFTVQLGWRTQYCGVEMLRYEDVTYYFIDNEFYFGSPGVYTSGEFEAERFSFFCRGVLEAMGRMGYYPNVLHCHDWQSGMVPFMLRSQYSFNPAYAAIRCVFTIHNLRYQGVFNWPMLEGMLFIDPRYRNPNDLEFHTGCSFMKGGIVFSDIVTTVSPTYAQEIQGTFFGEKLEGLLCARSDRLFGVLNGIDTEAYDPARDSLIPQQYSRSDKSGKAVCKRALQHELGLAVRPEVPIVAMITRLTDQKGLDLLENVLRELLNDDLQLVVLGSGEQKYVDMLGWASHAYPGKVACRIEMNNPLAHRIYAGADMFLMPSLFEPCGLSQMIAMRYGTLPIVRETGGLRDTVQPYNEFENTGNGFSFGAYNAPDMLYTIRRAERFFYNDKQAWEGLMDRAMAGDYTWERSAARYLELYRQA; this is translated from the coding sequence GTGGAAGAATCGGCCGCACAGGCCGCGCCTGACGCGGCCAAACCCGCCGCGGCGAAGGAACGGACGGCCAAGGTGCCCGCCGCAAAGCCCGCGCCCAAAAGGCAGGTTGCCAGAGCGACGCAGAAGCCCGCCGCGAAGAAGCCCACAGCCAAACCTGCGCCCCAGTCCGCGCCGCAGACGGTCGCTGTGAAGCCTGCCGAAAAGGCGCCCGCGCGGTCCGCCGAACCCTCCGCACAGAACGCCGCCCCCAAGCCTGCGGCCCCTGTGGTCAAACCCGCGGCCGAAAAGCCGGTGGAACAAGCTGCGGCAAAGCCCGCGGAAGAGGCCAGCAAAAAAGCGGCCCCAAAGCCCGTCGAGCGGCCCGCGCCGGAAAAGCCCGCGCCGCTGCGCATCCTGCACGTGGCAAGCGAGGCGGAACCTTTTATCAAGACGGGCGGCCTTGCCGACGTGCTGGGCGCCCTGCCCCGCCAGCAGGCCCGCATGGGCAACGAGGTGGCGGTCATGCTGCCCAAGTACCACGACATCCCGCAGATGTACCGCGACCAGATGCAGCATGTAATGGACTTCACCGTGCAGCTTGGCTGGCGCACGCAGTACTGCGGCGTGGAGATGCTGCGCTATGAGGATGTCACCTACTACTTTATCGACAACGAGTTCTACTTCGGCTCGCCCGGCGTCTACACAAGCGGTGAGTTTGAGGCCGAGCGTTTCTCCTTCTTCTGCCGCGGCGTGCTTGAGGCCATGGGCCGCATGGGCTACTACCCCAACGTGCTGCACTGCCACGACTGGCAGAGCGGTATGGTGCCCTTCATGCTGCGCAGCCAGTACTCCTTCAACCCGGCTTACGCGGCCATCCGCTGCGTCTTTACCATCCACAACCTGCGCTACCAGGGCGTGTTTAACTGGCCCATGCTGGAGGGGATGCTCTTTATCGACCCGCGCTACCGCAACCCCAACGACCTGGAGTTCCATACCGGCTGCAGCTTTATGAAGGGGGGCATCGTGTTTTCGGATATCGTCACCACAGTCAGCCCCACCTATGCCCAGGAGATCCAGGGCACGTTCTTCGGTGAAAAGCTCGAGGGGCTGCTGTGCGCGCGCAGCGACCGGCTCTTCGGGGTGCTCAACGGCATCGACACCGAGGCCTACGACCCCGCGCGCGACAGCCTGATCCCGCAGCAGTACAGCCGCAGCGACAAAAGCGGCAAAGCGGTTTGCAAGCGCGCGCTGCAGCATGAGCTGGGCCTGGCGGTGCGCCCAGAGGTGCCCATCGTGGCAATGATCACCCGCCTGACCGACCAAAAGGGCCTGGATCTGCTGGAAAACGTGCTGCGCGAGCTGCTCAACGATGATCTGCAGCTGGTAGTGCTGGGCAGCGGCGAGCAGAAATACGTGGATATGCTTGGCTGGGCCAGCCATGCCTACCCGGGCAAGGTTGCCTGCCGCATCGAGATGAACAACCCGCTCGCCCACCGCATCTACGCCGGCGCGGACATGTTTTTGATGCCCTCGCTCTTTGAGCCCTGCGGCCTGTCGCAGATGATCGCCATGCGCTATGGCACGCTGCCCATCGTGCGCGAGACGGGCGGCCTGCGCGATACCGTGCAGCCCTACAACGAGTTTGAAAACACCGGCAACGGCTTCTCCTTCGGCGCCTACAACGCCCCGGATATGCTCTACACCATCCGGCGCGCGGAGCGCTTCTTCTACAATGATAAGCAGGCCTGGGAGGGCCTGATGGACCGCGCCATGGCGGGCGACTATACCTGGGAACGCTCCGCGGCGCGGTATCTCGAACTGTACCGCCAGGCATAA